The sequence GTTCAGTGCATTTAAGGCCTCTGGCCTTTTGATGGTAACAAGAGCAAAATTGGATTTAATTTGGATATCTAAAAAAGACAAATGAATTCTCCTTATTCTTCTACTTCCAATATGAGAAACATGGTGTCATCAGAAAAACTATCGAGTCCGTAGTTGGTTTTTAATTCGGTGAGTAACCTAAGTTCCAGTTCTTTGATATTAGAACTTTGTCTGTGTCGATTGAGAAGTGCCAGTAGGCCTTCAGTTCCCAAGGAATTTCCTTCTGGATCTGTCGATTCAATGAGACCATCCGTATAAATAAAAAAACGATCACCTGAAGCAATGGGCATTGTTTTTTCGGAAATTGGAGGGATTTTAATATTGAACCCAAGAATCGCACCTTGGGTTTCCAATTCCTGAAAGTCTTCCCCTTTGTGTGCCAAAATCAAATAGGGATGGCCTGCATTTCCCAGGGTTAATTTTTTTTCGATAAAATCAAAAAATAAATAAATAGCAGAGGCATGGTATTTGTTTAAGTCATGAGCCAAACGATCATCTAAATAATCCATGAGTTTGGCTGGAGCTGTTTTAAAACGATAAGGAATGGTGGATACAAGGACTTTCATGATGGATGCAACCATCGCAGAAGAAATTCCATGACCTGCCACATCGGTTAAAAAAACTCCAACGTTTCCTTCCCGGAGTTGTACAAAATCAAAGAAGTCACCACCGATGACATTGGGACTTTTTCGATAATAAGTAAAAGCAAGACTAGGAATTTTGATATTACCAGGGAAGAGTGCATCTTGTACTTTTTTTGCAAGTTCTAACTCGTGTAACATAAACCTTCTTTCTTCCGAAAGATTGTACATGTCTGTTGTGTCTTTTCGTTTGTTTAAAACAAAAACAGTTCCGAGAGTCGCACTCCCCCAATACACTAAAATCAAAAAGTATTTACTAAAAAAAGAAAACTGATCAGAAACAGAAGAAGGTAAATTAAATATATAAACAATATGTAATATAGAAAAATAAAAAGCGCTCAGGATACATGCCTTGGGATCAAGCCTTGTGCTATACAAAAGAATGGGAAAAATAAAAGACATGAGATAGGAGTTTAATAAATAAAAACTCCCAAGGGATGGGAAGGAATGGATTCCCAACATAAAAACTACATATACAAGACCATCTCCTACAAACCCACTGAAGTAAATGACTCTTTGGATCGGAATATTTTTTGTATAAAACTGTAATAGTAGAATCAGCCGAGCGATCGATACACCAAGAAGATACGGCAAAATTCGCATTTGGATTTCGGAAAACGGAGGTGCAATTAATAAGGAATAAACAATGATATGAGTGATAAAAATATAAAAGGTATATTCTTTATCATAGCGGGCTTCTACTAACTTTAAAATCTCCCATTCTGATTTAGTAGGTTTACGAAAGATTTCTTTAAAGTATAAATAAAACGAACGTGTCAATCAGGGTTCTCCCCATACCAAAGTTTGGATCTCTGATCCATTCAAGGTGATGGTGAAAGGTTTTCCGGAATCCAAATACTTGTCCATTTGATTCGCAAGTTCGAACGCTTTTTTCTCATCTTCCATTCGGAAGAAAAAAGGGTGAGACAGGGCCTTATAATTGTAGGGGAATCGTTCGGAAACAATGAGTGTCACCCGGTAATGGTCGGGCCTCCTTTCCATTACAATATGAGAGACTTCTTTTCTAGTTAAAATCCGAACATCAGGTCGTAAATTCCACGGATTGATTTCAGCGAAAAGGATTCCGGGTAAAAAAAAGCATAGACCAACAAATCCTTTCATATAGAAATACAATCGGCAAATGCGAACGAATCCTTACATCATATCCCTCTTTCCTTTTCTTTTTTGGGTCTGCACACCCAATTCATTTTCCCTTCCCGAAAACCCGTATGCCAGTTGGGCAAAAAATAATATTGGATTACAATCAAAGAATCTTCCGCAGATCCAAGGCAGTTGGAATACAAGAGTTTATCCTTTGGATTCCAAACGGTTGGACACTCTCACAAACATCAATGCCATCGATGGAATTGCAGACGTTCCCAAACCCACTAAGGATTTATCTCCCTGGAAAAAAGAACTAGGCCAAATGAATCAATCCATGCCAAAAGAACTCAGTAGGCTTTTGGATTCTTATGTTTACGGAATATTTTTTGTCACAGACTTAGGTTCCACAGGACTCACAGGGATTGTCAGAGATGAGCAGGGAAAACCAATCGGTGGGATCTTATTTTTAGATTCGGGTCTCCTCATCCAAGGTTGTAATGACTGGGCCACAAAAAAAGAATCTACAGCTTTTTTACCTTCTAAGGAACATTCCATCCAAGTCCACTTAGATGATTCTAATTCCAAAGAAATTGCACTTCGATTCATCATCTTACATGAGTTAGGCCATATTTTATCCATCGTTTATAAACAACTCCCCGATTTTTCAGAAGCACAAAGAGATTTTAGAAAATTTCCTCTCTTCGATGGAATATGGTGGTCGGAAACTGAGTCTCCCTACGAAGCCACTTTTTTTCCCGAAAGAAACAAAATCAAATTTTACCAAAGTTCTCCAACTCTTTCCTTATTTCCAGAAGGAAAACTAATTTATAAAAAACTAACCAATACTGGGTTTGTTTCGTTATATGCAGCAACAAATGCAGATGATACCTATGCAGAAGCATTTGCACAATATGTACATGTGTTTTTATACAAAAAAGAATATAAGGTTATCCTAACTTCCAATGGAAATTCGGAAACAATCCTCCTCGATCCGATTCGAAAAGAAGGAG is a genomic window of Leptospira bourretii containing:
- a CDS encoding PP2C family protein-serine/threonine phosphatase encodes the protein MTRSFYLYFKEIFRKPTKSEWEILKLVEARYDKEYTFYIFITHIIVYSLLIAPPFSEIQMRILPYLLGVSIARLILLLQFYTKNIPIQRVIYFSGFVGDGLVYVVFMLGIHSFPSLGSFYLLNSYLMSFIFPILLYSTRLDPKACILSAFYFSILHIVYIFNLPSSVSDQFSFFSKYFLILVYWGSATLGTVFVLNKRKDTTDMYNLSEERRFMLHELELAKKVQDALFPGNIKIPSLAFTYYRKSPNVIGGDFFDFVQLREGNVGVFLTDVAGHGISSAMVASIMKVLVSTIPYRFKTAPAKLMDYLDDRLAHDLNKYHASAIYLFFDFIEKKLTLGNAGHPYLILAHKGEDFQELETQGAILGFNIKIPPISEKTMPIASGDRFFIYTDGLIESTDPEGNSLGTEGLLALLNRHRQSSNIKELELRLLTELKTNYGLDSFSDDTMFLILEVEE